In Candidatus Palauibacter australiensis, a genomic segment contains:
- the trpD gene encoding anthranilate phosphoribosyltransferase codes for MTNTIRRVLSGETLDAAAAEATFDRFMSGEATHAEMAALLAALRMRGETPAEVAGGVRALRKAMIPLALDDDRIIDTCGTGGGTLTTFNISTAAAIVAAAGGVRIAKHGNRSFTSKCGSADVLEILGVPIELPPEDEKRMFEETGFVFMFAPAHHPAMRHVGPVRAALGVTTIMNLLGPLANPAGVRRQVVGVAHPDIQRLVADTLLELGHERALVVHGEPGMDELSPLGPTRVFRIENGTLSEFEVAPSDFGWPEYAPSNLAGGEPEENAERVRRVIDGREAGAGRAAVVLNAAAAFWAAGAVDTLAAGVAAAEQSIDSGAGESQLQSLQSFQPTA; via the coding sequence GTGACGAACACGATCCGGCGCGTCCTCTCCGGCGAGACCCTGGATGCCGCCGCCGCTGAAGCCACGTTCGACCGCTTCATGAGCGGCGAAGCGACCCACGCCGAGATGGCCGCGCTCCTCGCCGCGCTCAGGATGCGCGGGGAAACGCCCGCCGAGGTGGCCGGCGGCGTCCGCGCGCTGCGGAAGGCCATGATCCCGCTCGCCCTGGACGACGACCGCATCATCGACACCTGCGGGACGGGCGGGGGCACGCTGACCACGTTCAACATCTCGACCGCGGCCGCCATCGTGGCCGCGGCCGGCGGCGTTCGCATCGCGAAGCACGGCAACCGTTCGTTCACCTCCAAGTGCGGCAGCGCCGACGTGCTGGAGATCCTCGGCGTCCCCATCGAACTCCCTCCCGAGGACGAGAAGCGGATGTTCGAGGAGACCGGGTTCGTGTTCATGTTCGCCCCGGCCCACCACCCGGCCATGCGGCACGTGGGGCCCGTCCGCGCCGCGCTCGGCGTGACCACGATCATGAACCTCCTCGGCCCGCTCGCGAACCCGGCCGGTGTGCGCCGGCAGGTCGTCGGCGTCGCCCACCCCGACATTCAGCGCCTCGTCGCCGACACCCTCCTCGAACTCGGCCACGAGCGCGCGCTCGTCGTCCACGGCGAGCCCGGCATGGACGAACTGAGCCCCCTCGGCCCGACCCGGGTCTTCCGCATCGAGAACGGGACGCTGTCCGAGTTCGAGGTCGCGCCCTCCGACTTCGGCTGGCCCGAGTACGCCCCCTCCAATCTGGCCGGAGGCGAACCGGAGGAGAACGCGGAACGGGTCCGGCGCGTCATCGACGGCCGCGAAGCCGGGGCCGGCCGCGCGGCCGTCGTGCTCAACGCCGCCGCCGCCTTCTGGGCCGCCGGCGCCGTGGACACCCTCGCCGCCGGCGTCGCCGCCGCCGAACAATCCATCGATTCGGGCGCCGGAGAGTCACAACTCCAATCCCTGCAATCGTTTCAACCGACCGCATGA
- the truA gene encoding tRNA pseudouridine(38-40) synthase TruA, which yields MSDSTAPPARFRATIEYDGTSFHGSQLQPGVRTVQREAEDALGKLFDRPVRIDLAGRTDAGVHASAQEIAFGAPPAWSPQELARALGAILPDDVAVRKVRNAAPDFHPRFDAERRRYRYVVTEGSRRRPFLRDGAWIPRWPLDRDALVRLAAAVAGERSFERFARAGQPERGTRCRVASAAWRFDRPPFFFFEIIADRFLHHMVRYLVGTSVEIAAGRRPFEDFERLLAGEAASRPVFPAPPGGLYLTGVRYGGEWNSGPGIPWLPAEPPAEGHQT from the coding sequence ATGTCGGATTCCACGGCCCCGCCCGCCCGTTTCCGGGCCACGATCGAGTACGATGGGACCTCCTTCCACGGATCCCAACTACAGCCCGGCGTGCGTACCGTCCAGCGCGAGGCGGAGGACGCGCTCGGGAAACTCTTCGACCGGCCCGTCCGCATCGACCTCGCCGGCCGCACCGACGCGGGGGTTCACGCGTCGGCGCAGGAGATCGCGTTCGGCGCGCCCCCCGCCTGGAGTCCGCAGGAACTGGCGCGGGCGCTCGGGGCGATTCTTCCCGACGATGTCGCCGTCCGGAAAGTGAGGAACGCGGCGCCCGATTTCCATCCGCGCTTTGACGCGGAGAGACGCCGTTACCGGTATGTGGTCACCGAAGGCAGCCGGAGGCGGCCGTTCCTGCGCGACGGCGCCTGGATTCCGCGGTGGCCGCTCGACCGCGACGCACTCGTCCGGCTCGCGGCGGCCGTCGCCGGCGAACGGTCGTTCGAGCGCTTCGCCCGTGCCGGGCAGCCCGAGCGGGGGACGCGCTGCCGTGTCGCGAGCGCGGCGTGGCGCTTCGACCGACCGCCCTTCTTCTTCTTCGAGATCATCGCCGACCGCTTCCTCCACCACATGGTGCGCTACCTGGTGGGGACGTCCGTGGAGATCGCCGCGGGGCGCCGCCCGTTCGAGGACTTCGAGCGACTGCTGGCGGGAGAGGCCGCCTCAAGACCGGTCTTCCCCGCCCCGCCGGGCGGGCTCTACCTGACGGGCGTGCGCTACGGCGGCGAATGGAACTCCGGCCCGGGAATCCCCTGGCTCCCGGCCGAACCTCCGGCCGAGGGGCATCAAACATGA
- a CDS encoding trypsin-like peptidase domain-containing protein, with amino-acid sequence MNEGNRVRRMLLAAARVFVAATVLIFAGLGVGALVTTLGNGPPPPEESRPADNPFARTSLADPANRPEPQSLAEISGARRTPTVIAAVRVLPSVVSLRTERTVQSQDMFTRFFNRGGRSRVEAGLGSGFAIDDAGTIITNAHVVSGADRIEVVDRDGQRFEAEVVGFDELTDLAVVRVPPGRVPAAPLGSSSNLLIGEPAVALGNPSGYALRNTEATVTSGVVSGVGRDIQAAGGQEVLYADMIQTDASINPGNSGGPLANADGDVIGVNSSIFSRSGGSEGMGFAIPIDRALVVASELLQFGRVRRPWAGLQVLTDRPDPESVFGRPLVVEVLDGTPADDAGLQAGDEIVTLNGRVINHDLDWQVGLVDSGVGSTVDVTFQRGGRELQARFRLDEVPTGRAERIEVLAGLRLITVTPQIQQELNLRVDAGALIASVGEEARGTRLREGDVILSINRNEVRSAEDAGELFDYYARSRDGSVQLYIARGTEIGYLQPFRVR; translated from the coding sequence ATGAACGAGGGAAATCGGGTCAGGCGAATGCTGCTGGCGGCCGCGCGCGTGTTCGTGGCGGCCACGGTCCTGATCTTTGCCGGCCTCGGCGTGGGGGCGCTTGTTACGACGCTGGGGAACGGGCCTCCGCCGCCGGAGGAGAGCCGGCCCGCGGACAACCCGTTCGCGCGCACCTCGCTGGCCGACCCCGCGAACCGGCCCGAGCCCCAGTCGCTGGCCGAGATCTCGGGGGCCCGGCGGACGCCCACCGTCATCGCCGCGGTCCGCGTGCTCCCCTCGGTCGTGAGCCTGCGGACGGAGCGGACCGTCCAGTCGCAGGACATGTTCACCCGCTTCTTCAACCGCGGCGGCCGTTCCCGGGTCGAGGCGGGTCTGGGCTCCGGGTTCGCGATCGACGACGCGGGCACGATCATCACGAACGCGCACGTCGTGAGCGGGGCGGACCGCATCGAGGTCGTGGACCGCGACGGGCAGCGGTTCGAGGCCGAAGTGGTCGGCTTCGATGAACTCACCGACCTCGCCGTCGTGAGAGTTCCCCCGGGCCGGGTGCCCGCGGCGCCGCTGGGCTCGTCCTCGAACCTTCTCATCGGGGAACCCGCGGTGGCGCTCGGCAACCCGTCCGGCTACGCCCTCCGCAACACCGAGGCGACCGTGACCTCGGGCGTCGTCAGTGGCGTGGGGCGCGACATCCAGGCGGCGGGCGGCCAGGAGGTGCTCTACGCCGACATGATCCAGACCGACGCCTCGATCAACCCGGGCAACTCCGGCGGTCCGCTCGCGAACGCGGACGGCGACGTCATCGGCGTGAACAGCTCGATCTTCTCGCGCTCGGGGGGATCGGAGGGGATGGGCTTCGCGATCCCCATCGACCGGGCGCTCGTCGTCGCCTCCGAACTCCTCCAGTTCGGGCGCGTGCGCCGGCCCTGGGCGGGACTGCAGGTGCTCACCGACCGGCCCGACCCCGAGTCCGTCTTCGGCCGCCCGCTCGTCGTCGAGGTCCTGGATGGGACGCCGGCGGACGATGCCGGACTGCAGGCGGGGGACGAGATCGTGACCCTCAACGGGCGCGTCATCAACCACGATCTCGACTGGCAGGTGGGGCTGGTGGATTCAGGGGTGGGATCGACGGTGGACGTGACCTTCCAGCGGGGGGGACGTGAACTCCAGGCGCGCTTCCGGCTGGACGAGGTGCCCACCGGACGGGCCGAGCGCATCGAGGTGCTCGCGGGGCTCCGGCTGATCACGGTCACGCCGCAGATCCAGCAGGAACTCAACCTCCGGGTCGACGCCGGCGCGCTCATCGCGTCGGTCGGCGAAGAGGCGCGCGGGACGAGGCTCCGCGAGGGGGACGTCATCCTCAGCATCAACCGCAACGAGGTGCGCTCCGCCGAGGACGCGGGCGAACTCTTCGATTACTACGCGCGCTCCCGCGACGGCTCGGTGCAACTCTACATCGCGCGCGGGACGGAGATCGGATACCTCCAGCCCTTCCGCGTCCGCTGA